The following coding sequences lie in one Gloeocapsa sp. PCC 73106 genomic window:
- a CDS encoding NAD(P)H-quinone oxidoreductase subunit N, whose amino-acid sequence MPLITTGKSFIRSLEQSGSLAVYAPLEGGFEGRYQRRLRTAGYNTLQITARGLGDLSAYLTGIHGVRPAHLGKKNIAQEGAVGPVYYVPGIASYQLTTLPPKSKGLVLWIIEGFVLSRSEIQYLINLTTSEPRLKIVLELGGDRYFRFSPLA is encoded by the coding sequence ATGCCACTAATTACCACAGGTAAATCATTCATCCGTAGTTTAGAACAGTCAGGCTCATTAGCAGTTTACGCTCCCCTAGAAGGAGGGTTCGAAGGGCGTTACCAGAGAAGATTGCGCACCGCGGGCTATAACACCCTACAAATCACAGCTCGAGGACTAGGAGATTTAAGTGCTTATCTTACCGGTATACATGGAGTCCGACCAGCCCATTTAGGCAAAAAAAATATCGCTCAAGAAGGAGCAGTAGGTCCAGTATACTACGTTCCAGGTATCGCCAGCTATCAATTGACAACTTTACCCCCAAAATCTAAAGGATTAGTTCTCTGGATTATCGAAGGTTTTGTCCTCTCTCGCAGCGAAATTCAATACTTAATTAACCTTACTACTAGTGAACCTCGTCTCAAAATAGTTCTAGAATTAGGAGGAGATCGCTATTTTCGCTTTTCTCCTCTAGCTTAA
- a CDS encoding YkvA family protein, with the protein MKQVVDSFYNWYSDKVRNPKSRWLIVLGTLAYLFSPLDISPDVFPIIGWIDDGIVITLLTTELSRLVLDYRQNRKRVKTDTTENLVTVDATSVETK; encoded by the coding sequence ATGAAACAGGTTGTAGATTCTTTTTACAATTGGTACAGTGATAAAGTTCGTAACCCTAAATCTCGTTGGTTGATTGTTTTAGGAACTTTAGCCTATCTATTCAGTCCTTTGGATATCTCTCCCGATGTATTTCCTATTATAGGCTGGATCGATGACGGTATAGTTATTACTCTGTTAACTACTGAATTATCCAGACTAGTTCTAGATTATCGTCAAAATCGTAAGCGCGTCAAAACTGATACCACTGAGAATTTAGTCACCGTTGATGCTACCTCTGTAGAAACTAAATAA
- the cas2 gene encoding CRISPR-associated endonuclease Cas2, which produces MSTSFYLIIYDLPATKPGNKRRKRLHDMLSGYGAWTQFSAFECFLTAIQFAQLHSKLELLIKPTEDSVRIYILDAISVRKTLTYGSKKPEQTDTLIL; this is translated from the coding sequence ATGAGCACATCATTTTATCTCATCATTTACGATTTACCCGCTACTAAACCAGGTAATAAACGTCGTAAGCGACTTCATGATATGCTCTCTGGTTACGGCGCATGGACTCAATTTAGTGCATTTGAGTGCTTCTTAACAGCGATCCAATTTGCTCAACTTCACTCAAAACTTGAACTTTTGATTAAACCAACAGAGGACTCTGTCAGAATCTATATATTGGATGCGATCTCAGTTCGTAAAACCCTCACCTATGGCTCGAAAAAACCTGAACAGACAGACACACTTATTTTATGA
- the cas1d gene encoding type I-D CRISPR-associated endonuclease Cas1d translates to MSVLYLTQPDAILSKKQEAFHVALKQNDGSWQKQLIPAQTIEQVVLMGHPSITGEALCYALELGMSVHYLSYFGKYLGSALPGYSRNGQLRLAQYQAHENEQRRLAIVQALVQGKIHNQYQVLYRYQQSDNPLKQHKQLVTSKTTLDQVRGIEGLAAREYFNRFQLILDSQWNFTGRNRRPPTDPINAMLSFAYGLLRVQVTAAVNLAGLDPYIGFLHDTTRGQPAMVLDLMEEFRPLIADSLVLSVISHKEIKTTDFTESLGAYFLSDSARKTFLAAFERKLNTEFKHPVFGYKCTYRRSIELQARLLSRHLQEDVPYKSLSLR, encoded by the coding sequence ATGTCAGTTCTTTACTTGACTCAGCCTGATGCTATTCTTAGCAAAAAACAAGAAGCTTTTCATGTTGCACTCAAACAAAATGACGGCTCTTGGCAAAAACAATTAATTCCTGCTCAAACAATAGAACAAGTCGTTCTAATGGGTCACCCTAGCATTACTGGAGAAGCACTATGTTACGCTCTAGAATTGGGGATGTCTGTACACTACTTATCTTACTTTGGCAAATATTTAGGATCGGCGCTTCCAGGCTATTCTCGTAATGGACAGTTGCGTTTAGCTCAATATCAAGCACATGAAAATGAACAAAGGCGACTGGCTATAGTTCAAGCTTTAGTCCAAGGTAAAATTCATAATCAATATCAAGTACTTTATCGTTATCAGCAATCCGATAACCCTCTCAAACAACACAAACAGCTAGTAACCTCAAAAACAACACTAGATCAAGTCAGAGGAATTGAGGGATTAGCAGCCAGAGAATATTTTAATCGTTTCCAATTGATTCTGGATTCTCAATGGAATTTTACAGGAAGGAATCGTCGTCCTCCCACAGATCCAATTAATGCTATGTTGAGTTTTGCCTATGGTTTACTCAGAGTTCAAGTGACCGCTGCTGTCAACTTAGCTGGTTTAGATCCCTATATTGGTTTTTTACACGATACTACGCGAGGACAACCCGCAATGGTATTAGATTTAATGGAAGAATTTCGACCCTTAATCGCTGATAGTCTAGTTCTGTCAGTCATTAGTCACAAGGAAATTAAGACGACTGACTTTACAGAAAGTTTAGGAGCTTATTTTTTATCAGATTCAGCCCGAAAAACCTTTTTAGCTGCTTTTGAAAGAAAATTAAATACTGAGTTTAAACATCCAGTATTCGGCTATAAATGTACTTACAGGCGTTCTATAGAGTTACAAGCTCGCTTACTCAGTCGTCATTTGCAAGAAGATGTTCCTTACAAATCCCTAAGTTTACGATGA
- the cas4 gene encoding CRISPR-associated protein Cas4 — protein sequence MNENYLPLAYLNAFEYCSRRFYWEYVLGEMADNEHIVMGRHLHRNINQESVIQEGETIIHRQQWVWSDQLQVNGIIDAVEEKNGYLVPVEYKKGRMSRHLNDHFQLCAAALCLEERTQNLITHGEIFYYANRRRQKVEFTPELRLATQQAIAQAHNLIFQKIPDPLNHEQKCRDCSLKAICLPKEIKQLRTLS from the coding sequence ATGAATGAGAATTACCTACCTTTAGCTTATTTGAATGCTTTTGAATATTGTTCTCGTCGCTTTTACTGGGAGTATGTTTTAGGAGAAATGGCGGACAATGAACATATTGTTATGGGTCGTCATTTACACCGAAATATTAATCAAGAGAGTGTTATCCAAGAAGGAGAGACAATTATCCATCGACAACAATGGGTATGGAGTGATCAATTACAAGTAAATGGCATTATTGACGCTGTAGAAGAAAAAAATGGCTATTTAGTTCCAGTGGAATACAAAAAAGGTCGTATGAGTAGACACCTCAATGACCATTTTCAACTCTGTGCTGCAGCACTTTGTTTAGAAGAAAGAACACAGAACTTAATTACTCACGGAGAGATATTTTATTACGCCAATCGACGTCGTCAAAAAGTTGAATTTACCCCAGAGTTACGCTTAGCAACTCAACAAGCGATCGCTCAAGCACACAACCTAATTTTTCAGAAAATTCCAGATCCTCTTAATCATGAACAAAAGTGTCGAGATTGCAGTTTAAAAGCGATTTGCTTACCCAAAGAAATCAAACAATTGCGTACTTTATCTTAA